Proteins from a single region of Sphingomonas sp.:
- the metE gene encoding 5-methyltetrahydropteroyltriglutamate--homocysteine S-methyltransferase: MTVTVATLGFPRIGPRRELKFALEKFWSGKTGEAELLEAAAGLRTATWARQNGLGVDWLPSNDFSLYDHVLDTSVMLGAVPARYAAADGQADLATYFAMARGTTGGGCGHAHGTGSGSVTAGEMTKWFDTNYHYIVPEIEPGQKLALGKSKIVDEYREAKAQGYETRPVLLGPVTWLSLAKGQGVDPFDLLDEVLGLYNVILGHLAHEGAEWVQIDEPILVTDLSEQQRRAFTRAYARLARSGPKMMLTTYFGGLEDNLGFAAALPVAGLHVDLVRAPEQLDAVLKAVPKTLLLSLGVIDGRNIWRADLEALLDWIEPIAATRDLVLAPSCSLLHVPVDLTLEPRLDDELKQWLAFAVQKIAELDLLKRALNDGRASVAGQLAASAQAAANRRTSTRIHDPLVQARISGVTAAMRERQAGHAERIRAQAEVLGLPLFPTTTIGSFPQTAEVRHARAEHNRGNLDDAAYQQFLREETARAIRWQEQVGLDMLVHGEFERNDMVQYFGEQLAGFAFTVNGWVQSYGSRCVRPPVLYGDVSRPEPMTVEWWRYAQSLTDKPMKGMLTGPVTILNWSFVRDDQPREASCRQIALAIRDEVTDLERAGCKAIQIDEAALREGLPLRKRDWQHYLDWAVDCFRLSAAGVGNATQIHTHMCYSEFNEILPAIGAMDTDVISIETARSQMELLEGFAEYRYPSAIGPGVYDIHSARVPGEDEMVALMRLAQQHLAPAQLWVNPDCGLKTRRWEEVKPAVEAMVAAARALRAETLAEA; the protein is encoded by the coding sequence ATGACTGTCACTGTTGCCACATTGGGTTTCCCGCGCATCGGTCCGCGCCGGGAGCTGAAATTCGCGCTCGAGAAATTCTGGAGCGGCAAGACCGGCGAGGCCGAATTGCTCGAAGCCGCGGCCGGGCTGCGCACCGCCACCTGGGCGCGCCAAAACGGGCTCGGAGTCGATTGGCTGCCGTCCAATGATTTCTCGCTCTACGACCATGTTCTTGACACCAGCGTGATGCTGGGAGCGGTCCCGGCACGGTATGCGGCGGCCGATGGCCAGGCCGATCTCGCCACCTATTTCGCGATGGCGCGCGGCACCACCGGCGGCGGCTGCGGCCATGCGCACGGCACGGGTTCGGGCAGCGTCACCGCTGGCGAGATGACCAAATGGTTCGACACGAACTATCATTACATCGTGCCGGAGATCGAGCCGGGCCAGAAGCTGGCGCTCGGCAAGAGCAAGATCGTCGATGAATATCGCGAGGCCAAGGCGCAGGGCTATGAAACGCGTCCGGTGCTGCTCGGCCCGGTCACCTGGTTGAGCCTGGCCAAGGGCCAGGGCGTCGATCCGTTCGACCTTCTCGACGAGGTGCTCGGACTGTACAATGTCATTCTCGGCCATCTCGCGCATGAAGGTGCCGAATGGGTGCAGATCGACGAGCCGATCCTCGTCACCGATCTGAGCGAGCAGCAGCGTCGCGCCTTCACCCGCGCCTATGCCCGGCTCGCGCGATCCGGCCCGAAGATGATGCTGACCACCTATTTCGGCGGCCTTGAGGACAATCTGGGCTTCGCCGCCGCGCTTCCGGTCGCCGGCCTGCATGTCGATCTCGTGCGGGCGCCGGAGCAGCTCGATGCGGTGCTGAAGGCGGTACCGAAAACGCTGCTGCTCTCGCTCGGCGTGATCGACGGCCGCAATATCTGGCGTGCCGATCTCGAGGCGCTGCTCGACTGGATCGAGCCGATCGCGGCGACGCGTGACCTGGTGCTGGCGCCATCCTGCTCGCTGCTCCATGTGCCCGTCGATCTCACCCTCGAACCCAGGCTCGACGACGAACTGAAGCAATGGCTGGCCTTCGCGGTGCAGAAGATCGCGGAGCTCGACCTGCTCAAGCGCGCGCTCAACGATGGCCGCGCCAGCGTGGCCGGGCAGCTCGCGGCCTCGGCTCAGGCCGCCGCGAATCGCCGCACCTCGACCCGCATTCACGATCCGCTGGTCCAGGCCCGTATCAGCGGCGTCACCGCCGCGATGCGCGAGCGCCAGGCCGGGCATGCCGAGCGCATCCGCGCCCAGGCGGAAGTGCTGGGCCTGCCGCTGTTTCCGACGACCACGATCGGATCGTTTCCCCAGACCGCTGAAGTCCGTCACGCCCGCGCCGAGCATAATCGCGGCAATCTCGACGATGCCGCCTATCAGCAGTTCCTGCGCGAAGAGACCGCGCGCGCGATCCGCTGGCAGGAGCAGGTCGGGCTCGACATGCTCGTCCATGGCGAGTTCGAGCGCAACGACATGGTGCAGTATTTCGGCGAGCAGCTCGCCGGCTTCGCCTTCACGGTCAATGGCTGGGTGCAGAGCTATGGCTCTCGCTGCGTCCGCCCGCCGGTTCTCTATGGCGATGTCTCGCGGCCCGAACCGATGACCGTTGAATGGTGGCGCTATGCGCAATCGCTGACGGACAAGCCGATGAAGGGCATGCTCACCGGTCCGGTGACGATCCTCAACTGGAGCTTCGTCCGCGACGATCAGCCGCGCGAAGCCTCCTGCCGCCAGATCGCGCTGGCGATCCGCGACGAGGTGACCGATCTCGAACGGGCCGGCTGCAAGGCGATCCAGATCGATGAAGCCGCCCTTCGCGAGGGTCTGCCCCTTCGCAAGCGCGACTGGCAGCATTATCTCGACTGGGCAGTGGATTGCTTCCGGCTCTCGGCGGCGGGCGTGGGCAACGCCACCCAGATCCACACCCATATGTGCTATTCGGAGTTCAACGAGATCCTGCCCGCGATCGGCGCGATGGATACCGACGTCATCTCGATCGAGACCGCGCGATCGCAGATGGAGCTGCTCGAAGGCTTCGCAGAGTATCGTTACCCCAGCGCGATCGGGCCGGGCGTCTACGACATCCATTCCGCCCGCGTGCCCGGCGAGGATGAGATGGTCGCGCTGATGCGGCTCGCCCAGCAGCATCTCGCCCCGGCGCAATTGTGGGTGAACCCGGACTGCGGGCTCAAGACCCGCCGCTGGGAGGAAGTGAAGCCCGCGGTCGAGGCGATGGTCGCCGCCGCCCGCGCGCTGCGCGCCGAAACGCTGGCCGAGGCGTAA
- a CDS encoding hotdog domain-containing protein: protein MAETKAAGEPVQLIDMVFPGDSNHHGTLFGGVALAHMDKVAFLAASRHGRAPFVTAASDKIDFAAPARAGDMVEVTGRVVRVGTSSLDVEVELVAEAPVSGERRLCTRGRFTLAAVKGPETRLPLPPLVEAAAGPEGWLRMAEMVFPSQTNHYGTLYGGDALKMMGKAAFIASTRHARAVMVMAASDRIDFVSPIRQGEMVELAARVAMTGRSSVRVDVELWAENLLDGERRHAATARFTMVSVDANGRALMFGGGDR from the coding sequence ATGGCGGAGACGAAGGCCGCTGGCGAGCCGGTGCAGCTCATCGACATGGTGTTCCCCGGCGACTCCAACCACCACGGCACGCTGTTCGGGGGCGTGGCGCTCGCGCATATGGACAAGGTGGCGTTCCTCGCCGCCAGCCGCCATGGCCGGGCGCCCTTCGTCACCGCCGCTTCCGACAAGATCGATTTCGCCGCGCCCGCGAGGGCCGGCGACATGGTCGAGGTGACCGGCCGCGTCGTGCGGGTCGGCACCAGTTCGCTCGATGTCGAGGTCGAGCTGGTCGCCGAAGCGCCGGTTTCGGGCGAGCGGCGGCTGTGCACGCGCGGCCGCTTCACCCTGGCGGCGGTGAAAGGACCGGAGACGCGGTTGCCATTGCCGCCGCTCGTGGAAGCGGCAGCCGGGCCCGAAGGCTGGCTGCGGATGGCCGAGATGGTCTTCCCGTCACAGACCAATCATTACGGCACGCTCTATGGTGGCGATGCGCTCAAGATGATGGGCAAGGCCGCCTTTATCGCCTCCACCCGGCACGCGCGGGCGGTAATGGTGATGGCGGCCTCCGATCGCATCGATTTCGTCTCGCCGATCCGGCAGGGCGAGATGGTCGAGCTGGCCGCACGCGTGGCGATGACCGGGCGCAGTTCGGTGCGCGTGGATGTCGAGCTATGGGCGGAGAACCTCCTCGATGGGGAACGGCGTCACGCGGCGACGGCACGCTTCACCATGGTGAGCGTGGACGCGAATGGGCGGGCGCTGATGTTTGGCGGCGGGGACCGTTGA
- the glp gene encoding gephyrin-like molybdotransferase Glp, translating to MPAPLLPVAEAQSRLLALATPLAIKQVPLADAAHRYAAAGIVALRTQPAADLSAMDGYAIRFADLPGPWQVIGESAAGRGFAGEVAASQAVRIFTGAPLPVGTDTVLVQEEAARDGPRLTLAGAGPSTPGRNVRRKGLDFAESETLIRAGQRITPAALALAAIAGHATLPVRGKVRVAIAATGDELVAPGTPLAADQIPETNRLMLTAQLADLPVEIIDLGILSDDLDALTAAFRAVDADLLVTSGGASVGDHDLVRPALEAAGGSIDFWRIALRPGKPMLAGRLGRAFVLGLPGNPVSAFITTMLFVRPLVARLAGAADPLPRTRIVPLGEALAANEARTDYLRAEIRDGRAFASTIQDSSMLRTLARADCLILRPPHAPAAKIGDSAEILQIA from the coding sequence ATGCCCGCTCCCCTGCTCCCCGTCGCCGAGGCCCAGTCCCGCCTCCTCGCGCTCGCCACCCCGCTCGCCATCAAGCAAGTCCCCCTCGCCGACGCCGCCCATCGCTATGCCGCCGCCGGCATCGTAGCCCTGCGCACGCAGCCCGCCGCCGATCTCTCGGCGATGGACGGCTATGCGATCCGCTTCGCCGACCTGCCCGGCCCGTGGCAGGTCATCGGCGAAAGCGCCGCCGGCCGCGGCTTTGCCGGCGAAGTCGCCGCATCCCAGGCCGTCCGCATCTTCACCGGCGCGCCGCTGCCCGTCGGCACGGACACTGTCCTTGTCCAGGAAGAAGCCGCCCGCGACGGCCCGCGCCTGACGCTCGCCGGCGCGGGCCCGTCCACGCCCGGCCGCAATGTCCGCCGCAAGGGACTCGATTTCGCCGAGAGCGAGACGCTGATCCGCGCCGGCCAGCGCATCACGCCCGCCGCGCTCGCCCTCGCCGCTATCGCCGGTCACGCAACGCTCCCCGTTCGCGGCAAGGTCCGCGTCGCCATCGCCGCCACCGGCGACGAGCTTGTCGCGCCCGGCACGCCGCTCGCCGCGGACCAGATCCCCGAGACCAACCGGCTGATGCTCACGGCGCAACTCGCCGATCTGCCGGTCGAGATCATCGATCTCGGCATTCTGTCCGATGATCTGGATGCCCTCACCGCCGCCTTCCGCGCGGTCGATGCCGATCTCCTCGTCACCAGCGGCGGCGCCTCGGTCGGCGATCACGATCTCGTCCGCCCCGCGCTCGAAGCCGCCGGCGGCTCGATCGACTTCTGGCGGATCGCCCTGCGCCCCGGCAAGCCGATGCTGGCCGGCCGCCTCGGGCGTGCGTTCGTCCTCGGCCTGCCCGGCAATCCGGTCTCGGCCTTCATCACCACCATGCTGTTCGTCCGCCCGCTCGTCGCGCGCCTCGCGGGCGCCGCCGATCCGCTGCCGCGGACCCGCATCGTCCCGCTCGGCGAAGCGCTCGCCGCCAACGAGGCCCGCACCGATTATCTACGCGCCGAAATCCGCGATGGCCGCGCTTTCGCCTCGACGATCCAGGATTCGTCGATGCTGCGGACCCTCGCCCGCGCCGACTGCCTGATCCTCCGTCCGCCGCATGCCCCGGCCGCCAAAATCGGCGACTCGGCGGAAATCCTACAGATCGCTTGA
- the lexA gene encoding transcriptional repressor LexA, which produces MLTRKQHELICFIADRLNDTGVSPSFEEMKEALDLKSKSGVHRLISALEEREFIRRLPNRARALEVLKVPERGAAPKSAAASPTSASTTISSSAPLPAPANDVIEIPLHGRIAAGTPIEALEGASMLPVPAALLGSGEHYALEVAGDSMVEAGILDGDYALIRRTETARDGEIVVALIDDAEATLKYFRKEGAMIRLDPANRDYNPQRYRPDQVRVQGKLAGLLRRY; this is translated from the coding sequence ATGCTCACGCGCAAGCAGCACGAGCTGATCTGCTTCATTGCCGACCGCCTCAACGACACCGGCGTGTCGCCCTCGTTCGAGGAGATGAAGGAGGCGCTCGATCTCAAATCCAAGTCGGGCGTGCACCGGCTGATCTCGGCATTGGAGGAGCGCGAATTCATCCGCCGCCTCCCCAACCGCGCCCGCGCGCTTGAAGTGTTGAAGGTGCCGGAGCGCGGTGCTGCGCCAAAGTCCGCGGCAGCTTCGCCAACCTCCGCATCAACGACTATTTCGTCCTCGGCGCCCTTGCCCGCGCCCGCCAACGACGTCATCGAAATCCCCCTCCACGGCCGCATCGCCGCCGGCACCCCGATCGAGGCGCTGGAGGGCGCGTCGATGCTCCCGGTGCCCGCCGCCCTGCTTGGCTCGGGGGAGCACTATGCCCTTGAAGTTGCCGGAGATTCCATGGTCGAGGCCGGCATTCTCGATGGCGATTACGCGCTTATCCGCCGCACCGAAACCGCGCGCGATGGTGAGATCGTCGTCGCCCTGATCGACGATGCTGAAGCGACGCTGAAGTATTTCCGCAAGGAGGGCGCGATGATCCGCCTCGACCCCGCCAACCGCGACTATAACCCCCAGCGCTACCGCCCCGATCAGGTGCGCGTGCAGGGAAAGCTCGCCGGGCTGCTGCGGCGTTATTGA
- a CDS encoding EF-hand domain-containing protein: protein MTSSKKSETIEVRLPFAAKTAFAERCRADGVTMSDAIRRFVEGHGRARHGIAGPLAVIALLALAVVMSPVAARPDYGAGFDELDRNGDGVVTQAEVPGGETRCPVALALPLKRGWLGNGPRSFAICREVPAFAVLDRDGDGLVTRKEFAAHAIASLRRGFDALDEDGDGLLDAGEYAAPLRMTFIGTPPDRATFHDLDSNGDRRVSFTEFID, encoded by the coding sequence ATGACCAGTTCCAAGAAGAGCGAGACGATCGAAGTGCGGCTGCCGTTCGCGGCGAAAACGGCTTTCGCCGAGCGCTGCCGGGCCGATGGCGTGACGATGAGCGACGCGATCCGGCGATTTGTCGAGGGGCATGGCCGAGCGCGGCACGGTATAGCGGGGCCGCTGGCGGTTATCGCCTTGCTCGCATTGGCGGTAGTGATGAGCCCGGTCGCCGCGCGGCCCGATTATGGCGCGGGTTTCGACGAACTGGACCGCAATGGCGATGGCGTGGTGACCCAGGCCGAGGTCCCGGGCGGGGAAACGCGTTGTCCGGTCGCGCTAGCGCTGCCGCTCAAGCGCGGCTGGCTGGGCAACGGTCCGCGTTCCTTCGCGATCTGCCGCGAGGTGCCCGCTTTTGCGGTACTCGACCGTGACGGCGACGGGCTGGTGACGCGGAAGGAGTTCGCGGCGCACGCCATCGCGTCCTTGCGGCGCGGGTTCGATGCGTTGGACGAGGACGGTGACGGTTTGCTCGATGCCGGGGAATATGCCGCGCCGCTGCGGATGACGTTCATCGGAACGCCGCCCGACCGGGCGACTTTCCACGATCTCGACAGCAACGGCGACCGCCGGGTCAGCTTCACCGAATTTATCGACTAA
- the bla gene encoding subclass B3 metallo-beta-lactamase, with the protein MKRAIAAALLAGLAAPVAAQDTDWVQVRREWNAPVTPFTIAGNVHYVGTAGIAAYLITTPEGHILIDGAMEESVPQIVANIARLGFRLDDVKILLINHAHWDHSGGLAELKRLTGARLLASAADMPALEAGSVDYRSDLGPFPKVRVDALLSDGEAITLGGTTLTTHLTPGHTKGCTSWTMRAGGHDIIFACSITVADQPLVKGKGYDAAVSDFRATFAKLKAIKADVFLNFHPTGFDMEAKRKRLVAGDKNAFVDPGELRRRAKAAEAGFEKELAAQKR; encoded by the coding sequence ATGAAACGCGCAATCGCGGCGGCGCTGCTCGCGGGGCTGGCGGCGCCGGTCGCCGCGCAGGACACTGACTGGGTTCAGGTCCGCAGGGAATGGAACGCGCCGGTGACGCCGTTCACGATCGCGGGGAACGTCCATTATGTCGGCACCGCCGGCATCGCGGCCTATCTGATCACGACGCCCGAGGGGCATATCCTGATCGACGGCGCGATGGAGGAGAGCGTTCCGCAGATCGTGGCGAACATCGCCAGGCTCGGCTTCAGGCTCGACGACGTGAAGATCCTGCTGATCAACCACGCGCATTGGGATCATAGCGGCGGGCTGGCCGAGCTAAAGCGGCTGACCGGCGCGCGGCTGCTGGCGAGCGCGGCAGACATGCCGGCGCTGGAGGCGGGAAGCGTCGATTATCGGTCCGATCTCGGCCCGTTCCCCAAGGTGCGGGTCGATGCGCTGCTCAGCGATGGCGAGGCGATCACGCTGGGCGGGACGACGCTGACCACGCATCTGACGCCGGGGCACACCAAGGGCTGCACGAGCTGGACGATGCGGGCGGGTGGGCACGACATAATCTTCGCATGCAGCATCACCGTGGCCGATCAGCCGCTGGTGAAGGGCAAGGGGTATGACGCGGCGGTCAGCGATTTCCGTGCGACCTTCGCCAAGTTGAAGGCGATCAAGGCGGATGTGTTCCTGAACTTTCACCCGACCGGCTTCGACATGGAAGCGAAGCGCAAACGGCTGGTGGCGGGGGATAAAAACGCCTTTGTCGATCCGGGTGAGCTGCGGCGGCGGGCGAAGGCGGCGGAGGCCGGATTCGAGAAGGAGCTGGCGGCGCAGAAGCGCTGA
- a CDS encoding ComEC/Rec2 family competence protein: MGFGSLQIGVGRRLRQWCDGLERWLETEREQLVLWLPVMLGAGMAAWFVLSDAGRWIGFIAGAGAVALAGIAASGNGRTARVVAVAGLAAAVGCALVWWRADSVAAPVLARPAVVSLEGRVERIERLPAREMVRVTLALARADLPPRVRINLAERDVPGGLSRGAMLRLRARLMPPPPPSVPGAYDFARVAWFSQLGATGRGFAPVTVVKPGEAVGADLRARLSAHIQSNIAGSAGGIASALATGDRGAITDEDSEAMQRSGLAHLLSVSGLHVTAVTAAAMLLVLRLLSLSPTLALRWRLPLIAAGAGAVAAIGYTLLTGADVPTVRSCVASLLVLLALSVGREALTLRLVAAGALIVLLLWPEALAGPSFQLSFAAVTVIVALHESPRVRGWFSRREEGGAKRLGRSLGSLLLTGVAVELALMPIGMYHFHKQGIYGALANIIAIPLTTFVTMPLEALALFLDLAGLGAPAWWLTAKSLELLLWLAHAASSAPGAVASLPAMPDGAFALMIAGGLWIALWRTRARWAGGVPLLAGAVWALLTPAPDLLVTGDGRHLAIRMADGRMALLRDRAGDYTRSMLGENGGEDDELAALDDAPDARCSPDLCVVEHRAGARRWRVTATRSNYLVPWREMMRLCVWSDVIVSERRLPPDCAPRWLKLDRPGLARTGGVAIAFASGRLTTVRRGSSHPWIDPPTVQPPFAGQRESDNETRNRGGAARGAGGAGRRAGH, translated from the coding sequence ATGGGGTTTGGCTCCCTACAAATTGGGGTGGGGCGGCGGCTGCGCCAGTGGTGCGACGGGCTGGAGCGCTGGCTGGAGACCGAGCGCGAGCAACTGGTGCTGTGGCTGCCGGTGATGCTGGGCGCCGGTATGGCGGCGTGGTTCGTGCTGTCCGATGCGGGGCGGTGGATAGGGTTCATTGCCGGAGCCGGGGCGGTCGCGCTGGCGGGGATCGCGGCTTCGGGCAACGGCAGGACGGCGCGTGTGGTCGCGGTGGCGGGGCTCGCCGCGGCCGTCGGATGCGCGCTGGTGTGGTGGCGGGCGGACAGTGTCGCGGCGCCGGTGCTGGCACGGCCGGCGGTGGTGTCGCTGGAGGGGCGCGTCGAGCGGATCGAGCGTCTGCCGGCGCGAGAGATGGTGCGGGTGACGCTCGCTCTGGCGCGCGCGGATCTGCCGCCGCGGGTGCGGATCAATCTCGCGGAGCGCGATGTGCCTGGCGGGTTGTCGCGAGGTGCTATGCTGCGGCTGCGGGCGCGGTTGATGCCGCCACCGCCGCCTTCGGTGCCCGGCGCGTATGATTTCGCGCGGGTCGCGTGGTTTTCGCAGCTCGGAGCGACGGGCAGGGGTTTCGCGCCGGTCACGGTGGTGAAGCCGGGCGAGGCGGTGGGGGCGGACCTGCGGGCGCGGCTTTCGGCGCATATCCAGAGCAACATCGCCGGAAGCGCGGGTGGGATCGCCAGCGCGCTGGCGACCGGCGACCGTGGCGCGATCACCGACGAGGATTCGGAAGCGATGCAGCGTTCGGGACTGGCGCATCTGCTGTCGGTGAGCGGGCTGCATGTCACTGCGGTGACGGCCGCGGCGATGCTGCTGGTGCTGCGGTTGCTGTCGCTGAGTCCGACGCTGGCGCTGCGCTGGCGGCTGCCGTTGATCGCGGCGGGCGCGGGGGCGGTGGCGGCGATCGGCTATACGCTGCTGACCGGGGCGGACGTACCGACCGTCCGCTCATGCGTCGCCTCGCTGCTGGTGCTGTTGGCGCTGAGCGTCGGGCGCGAGGCGCTGACGCTGCGGCTGGTCGCGGCGGGAGCGCTGATCGTGCTGCTATTATGGCCGGAGGCACTGGCCGGGCCGAGCTTTCAGCTGAGTTTCGCGGCGGTGACGGTGATCGTCGCCCTGCACGAAAGTCCAAGGGTGCGCGGCTGGTTCTCGCGGCGTGAGGAAGGCGGGGCGAAGCGGCTTGGGCGGTCGCTGGGCTCGTTGTTGCTCACTGGCGTCGCCGTCGAGCTCGCGCTGATGCCGATCGGCATGTACCATTTCCACAAGCAGGGGATTTACGGCGCGCTGGCTAATATCATCGCGATCCCGCTGACGACGTTCGTGACGATGCCGCTCGAGGCGCTGGCGCTGTTCCTCGATCTGGCCGGGCTAGGCGCGCCGGCATGGTGGCTGACCGCCAAGTCGCTCGAACTGCTGTTATGGCTGGCGCATGCGGCGTCCTCAGCGCCGGGCGCGGTGGCGTCGTTGCCGGCGATGCCCGACGGGGCGTTTGCGCTGATGATCGCGGGCGGGTTGTGGATCGCCTTGTGGCGGACGCGGGCGCGCTGGGCCGGAGGCGTGCCGTTGCTTGCAGGAGCGGTCTGGGCGCTGCTGACGCCGGCCCCCGATCTGCTGGTGACCGGCGACGGACGGCATCTGGCGATCCGGATGGCGGATGGCCGGATGGCGTTGTTGCGCGATCGGGCGGGCGATTACACGCGCTCGATGCTCGGCGAGAATGGCGGGGAGGACGACGAACTTGCCGCGCTCGATGACGCGCCCGATGCCCGTTGCAGCCCCGATCTGTGCGTGGTCGAGCACCGCGCGGGCGCGCGACGCTGGCGCGTGACGGCGACGCGGAGCAATTATCTGGTGCCGTGGCGCGAGATGATGCGGCTTTGCGTCTGGTCCGACGTGATCGTCAGCGAACGGCGGCTGCCGCCGGACTGCGCGCCGCGCTGGCTGAAGCTTGATCGGCCGGGGCTGGCACGGACCGGCGGTGTGGCGATCGCTTTCGCCAGCGGGCGCCTGACGACCGTGCGGCGCGGCTCGTCGCATCCGTGGATTGACCCGCCGACCGTCCAGCCGCCATTTGCAGGACAAAGGGAGAGCGATAATGAAACGCGCAATCGCGGCGGCGCTGCTCGCGGGGCTGGCGGCGCCGGTCGCCGCGCAGGACACTGA
- the gltX gene encoding glutamate--tRNA ligase, which produces MSANEDTATPVVTRFAPSPTGFLHIGGARTALFNLLFARHHGGKFLLRIEDTDRARSTQPAIDAILDGMRWLGLDWDGDVTYQFARADRHAAVAHEMVEKGAAYRCYLTQDELAAMRAEAEASKKPLRIRSPWRDKTNDSDAPFVVRLKAPTEGATTIHDLVQGEVTVQNSEIDDLVLLRSDGTPTYMLAVVVDDHDMGVTHVIRGDDHLNNAFRQLPIYRAMGWPEPRYAHIPLIHGSDGAKLSKRHGALGVDAYRDEMGLLPEAVSNYLLRLGWGHGDDEIISRDQAIEWFDLGGVGKSPSRFDQKKLENLNGHYIRQTDDAALADLVATRLPFELSESQRDLLRRSMGALKPRAANLLELADGAGFLFRTRPLEMDADASALLEGDARARLTRLHAALDGVADWDTEALEAAVRAVADDAGLKLGAAAQPLRAALTGRKTSPGIFDVLALLGREESLGRIADQMN; this is translated from the coding sequence GTGAGCGCAAACGAAGATACCGCCACGCCGGTCGTAACCCGCTTTGCCCCGTCGCCGACGGGCTTTCTCCACATCGGCGGCGCCCGCACCGCCTTGTTCAACCTGCTCTTCGCGCGCCATCACGGCGGCAAGTTCCTGCTGCGCATCGAAGATACCGATCGCGCCCGCTCGACCCAGCCAGCGATCGACGCGATCCTCGACGGGATGCGCTGGCTCGGTCTCGATTGGGACGGCGACGTCACCTATCAGTTCGCCCGCGCCGATCGCCACGCCGCGGTCGCGCACGAGATGGTCGAGAAGGGCGCGGCCTATCGCTGCTACCTCACCCAGGACGAACTCGCGGCGATGCGCGCGGAGGCCGAAGCTTCCAAGAAGCCGCTGCGAATCCGCTCGCCCTGGCGCGACAAGACCAATGACAGCGACGCGCCGTTCGTGGTCCGCCTCAAGGCGCCGACCGAAGGCGCGACGACCATCCATGATCTCGTCCAGGGCGAGGTCACGGTCCAGAACAGCGAGATCGACGACCTCGTCCTGCTCCGCTCAGACGGCACGCCGACCTATATGCTCGCGGTGGTGGTCGACGATCACGACATGGGCGTCACCCACGTCATCCGCGGCGACGATCATCTCAACAACGCTTTCCGTCAATTGCCGATATATCGCGCAATGGGCTGGCCCGAGCCGCGTTACGCGCACATTCCGCTGATCCACGGCAGCGACGGCGCCAAGCTCTCCAAGCGTCACGGCGCCCTCGGCGTCGATGCCTATCGCGACGAGATGGGACTGCTTCCCGAAGCGGTCTCCAACTATCTGCTCCGTCTCGGCTGGGGGCATGGCGATGACGAGATCATCAGCCGCGATCAGGCGATCGAATGGTTCGATCTCGGCGGGGTCGGAAAATCACCAAGCCGGTTCGACCAAAAGAAGCTGGAGAACCTCAACGGTCATTATATCCGCCAGACCGACGATGCCGCCCTTGCCGATCTGGTCGCCACCCGCCTGCCTTTCGAACTCAGCGAATCGCAGCGCGACCTTCTGCGCCGCAGCATGGGCGCACTGAAGCCGCGCGCGGCCAATCTCCTTGAGTTAGCCGATGGCGCCGGCTTTTTGTTTCGCACTCGCCCACTGGAAATGGACGCCGACGCATCGGCTCTGCTAGAGGGTGATGCGCGGGCGCGCCTGACCCGGTTGCACGCCGCGCTTGACGGCGTCGCGGACTGGGATACGGAAGCGCTCGAAGCGGCGGTACGCGCCGTTGCGGACGATGCGGGTCTCAAGCTCGGCGCTGCCGCGCAGCCATTGCGCGCGGCGCTCACCGGGCGAAAGACCTCGCCGGGCATCTTCGACGTTCTGGCGCTGCTGGGACGCGAGGAAAGCCTGGGCCGCATCGCCGACCAGATGAACTGA